In a single window of the Apteryx mantelli isolate bAptMan1 chromosome 11, bAptMan1.hap1, whole genome shotgun sequence genome:
- the LOC106494365 gene encoding LOW QUALITY PROTEIN: olfactory receptor 5B21-like (The sequence of the model RefSeq protein was modified relative to this genomic sequence to represent the inferred CDS: inserted 2 bases in 1 codon), with protein MEFILLGMGNVPSLQTPLFLLLLMIYLVTVVGNILIVVLVVADQHLHTPMYFFLGNLSSLETCYSSTILPRLLASFLTGDRTISAHGCLAQFYFFASFATSKCYLLAMMSYNWYLAICQPXALCKPHDLESLSTAGSSVLLMGLAFSLIITGFLSQLKFCGPKAIDHFFCDLTPLLELFCSDTRVITLLASVLSNLTVVIPFLFTLASYVCIVAAILRIPSNVGRQKAFSTCSSHLTVISVFYGTLIIVYLMPRTPQLRQLSKVFSFFSTILTPLVNPLIYSLRNSEVRKALRKAFRKALACTQSSC; from the exons ATGGAGTTTAtactgctgggaatggggaatgtcccctcactccagacaccactcttcctcctcttgctcATGATCTACTTAGTGACTGTggttgggaacatcctcattgttgtgctggtggtggcagaccagcacctgcacacccccatgtacttcttcctgggcaatctgtcctcactagagacctgctacagctccaccatcctgccccggctgctggccagcttcctgactggggacaggaCCATCTCTGCTCATGGCTGTTTGgctcagttctatttctttgcttcttttgcaactAGCAagtgttacctgctggccatgatgtcctacaattggtacttggccatatgccagcc tgctctatgcaagcctcatgacctggaaagtctctctacagctggcagcagTGTCTTGCTAATGGGACTGGCATTTTCTCTCATAATCACTGGCTTCTTATCCCAGCTGAAATTCTGTGGCCCCAAGGCCATTGACCACTTTTTCTGTGATCTTACCCCTTTGCTGGAGCTCTTCTGCAGTGACACCAGGGTCATCACACTACTAGCTTCTGTACTATCTAACCTCACTGTAGTCATCCCCTTCCTTTTTACACTGGCATCCTATGTGTGCATCgtagctgccatcctgaggatcccgtccaatgtgggcaggcagaaggccttctccacctgctcctctcatcTCACTGTCATctctgttttctatggcaccctcatcattgtctacctgatgcccagaacaccccagctgaggcagctcagcaaagtgttctcctttttctctacCATCCTTacgcccctggtcaatcccctcatctacagcctgcggaacagcGAGGTCAGGAAGGCCCTGAGGAAAGCATTCAGGAAAGCTCTGGCCTGCACACAGAGCTCCTGCTAA